A region of the bacterium genome:
TTTATCAATCTTAACACCACGTATTTTTGAGATAAACTCCCTCACCTCTTTTATCAAGCTCTCTACAATAAAAACATCTGCAGATTTAAAGTCTTCTCTTGCTTGTTTCAATGTATTTTCTATCTCTTTTCTCATTTATATGGGCACTAGAGGAGTTGAACCTCTGACCTCTACCATGTCAAGGTAGCGCGCTAACCTACTGCGCCAAGTGCCCAAAGCGGGCAACGGGACTTGAACCCGCGACCTCGAGCTTGGGAAGCTCGCACTCTACCAACTGAGTTATGCCCGCATATTCAATTTTCAATCTGCACTCAATATAATTAAAATCTACTTAATTGTCAAGAAATAATTTAGCTCATCACAAAAAGTATAGCAAATATAAGCTAATAGCTAATTAGGTGAAAGATAAAAAAAAGATAAAAACTTGACAAGGCGAAGAAGTAGTAGTAAATAATAGGTACATGAGAATTTGTCTTGTTTATACGAGCCTCATAGCATTGCTTGTTTTGGGATTTGTAGGACATGGGGTGGCGGGTCAACTTACTATAGGGGCAAAGGCTTCTATATACGACCCACCAGGGGAGGCTGGACCTACTCCTATGCTCGGAGCGTATGTAAGCTACAGTATTACTCAATATCTGAGTGCAGAAGGAGCAGTAGAATGGACGCAATATGATAATACTACTCTTATACCTATGACTGTTAATATGATGTATCATCCATTAGGCAAAAAAGTATTTGACCCATATATTGGGGGCGGAGGTGGATATTATTATGAAAAAACTGGTGATGATATAGAATCTACTATTGGGTGCCAGTCACTTATTGGACTTAAGTGGAACCCAACTCAGGACTTTGGGGTTAGTTTTGAAGCAAAGTATATTATACCAGATGTCAAAAAGCCAAGTAAAGGTGGCTTTTCTTATGGTGGAGCAATAACAGGGACAATGACAACGAGGCTTTAAGAGCTTGAATTCATACAAAGTAGTTCTACCCTATATCTTATCTCAATAAAATCATTATGCAAATTACAAAGATTGAAATCCAAAAAAGGAATCCAAACAGGCGCTCAATATATGTAGATGGTAAATTTGTAGCCGGTGTTGACATGGAAGTTATCATATCTCATAGACTAAAAGAGGGGATGGAAATTACAAAGAGTGAACTTGAGCGTATAATTTATGGAGAATCAAAAAGGAAAGGTAAAGAATATGCACTGAATTTACTCTCCTACAGGGCAAGGTCAAGTAAGGAGATTAAAGATAGACTGAAGAAAAAGGGATATGAACAGAGGTGTATAAGTGAAGTTATGGATGAGCTTGAGAAAGTTGGGCTTGTTAACGATATTGAATTTGCAAGAACATGGATTAGGGAACGCGGTAAATCAAGGGGTACTTTTAAGCTGATAAGTGAGCTAACAACAAAGGGAATTGCAAAAGAAGTAATAGACGAGGTATTATTAGAACGCAAGACTACAGACACTGAAGTTGCACAGAACTTAACTAAACACTGGATTAAGTCGCATAAATATTTAGATGAAAAAATACTTAAACGTAGATTATTTAATTTCTTATTAAGACGTGGTATAAGTTATGATACAATAAAAGAACTTGATATATTCAACCGCTAAAGACTTACTTCTACGATTCTATCTTTTAGAAAGTATAAATAGGATAATGTCTGCAACAAGGACTTGACTTTTTTTGATAAATTGAGATAATGTAATTATAGGAATCTAATTTGTAATCTGTAATTTGTAATTTGAAATTTATGAGATATGGGTACATATAGTAAGTTTGAAGAATTACCAGTATGGCAGAAGGCAAATGAACTGGTGACAGAAATTTACAAGGTTACTAATAATGAGGCTTTCAAAGTAGACTATGGCTTAAAAGAACAAATACGGAGAGCAGCTGTATCAATCTCCAGCAATATTGCTGAAGGTTTTGAGAGAGAGTCAAAGGAAGAATTTATCTACTTCCTTTATGTAGCGAGAGGGTCTGCAGGTGAAGTCCGTTCTCAACTATATGTGGCAAAAAATCTGGGTTATCTATTAGAAGAGGAGTTTAAACGAGTAAATACTCTATGTGAGTCAGTTTCAAAACAGATAAGTGGATTTATTGATTATTTAAAAAAGACCAGTATAAAAGGGCAGAAGTTTATTAGCCCAGGTGCAAAGGAGAGACAAAAGTTTTGGGAAGAGCTAAAAAAATACAGTAAAAAATGATTACATATTACAAATTACAGATTTACGGATTGGGATGTAAGGAATAGCAATCTAATTTGTAATCTGTAATTTGAAATTTATTACATATATGAACCGTAGATACGCTCCATATTATCTATCTTTCTTTGCCACGAAGCTTAGATAATTTGGTGGAAAAATACACAAAGTGACACAAGGATGTCAATTGAATTGTCTCGTGGAAGGATTTTCTGTATGGACTCATGCCCGTGTTCTTAAGGAGATTGGAAGAGATGAAGAAGGGAAGAAGATTGAGATTTTAATCGGTGCATTAGCAATGGAAGAATGGGGTATAGTACCTATTCCTAAAGAAAGGAGTTTGTTGAGTATTGAGTGGGTAAAATAGGGTGGGTATTATGGAAATTATCGTATATTTTACGGGTAGCATTTTCTTCATAGCTGCACTTCTGTTTGTATATTACACTTTCCGCAATGCATATATATTCAAAAAGGGGCTTGGTCATAAGGCAATGGCTGTGGGTGCTATTACTTCCATACTTTCACTTGTTCCATTCACTATAAACTACTTTAGCCCTACGAATTTGCCTATTATGGGCTTTTCTGGACTCTCTCTATGGGTAGCTGCTGCTTTTTTAATTACTGTTGGTGGCATTATAAGGGGGAGAGATATACAAAAAGTGCATAAGGCTCCTTTGTTGAATATAGTATTTATAATACTACCGAATAGTAAATTTTATTTTATAGGTATAGTTGCGCTTGTATTTATTGGGCTACCATTCAATGTAGTAAGTACATTTTTTGGTGCTGTCCAACTTGATTGGATGGATGTAGTCAATGTGAGTAGTTGGGCGTTTTGTTTTGTAAATTTAGTAATTGGTGAAGCAATACTTTATTATATTACAAGCCCAATAGAAATAGAAAAGACAATGAAAAGGGAGCGGCTTCCTCTTAAAGATGACATAGTTGCTACATTGATATATACTGATTTGATAAATAATTTTATATCAGCTTCTATGACAAGATGGAGTAGCCATATTGTTAATGATGTCTTAAGTGAATGGGTTATTAAGCATCCAGTGCTTTTTGACGGCTGTCATATAGATAATAAAATAGATGTATCCACTGTTCTAAAAAATTGTGGTAGAATTGATGGAACTGATAGATTAAATACAGTCTTAAAAGAGTTTTCATCTCTTTTATCTCATTTTGTTAAAATTTACAGTGCAGCCACATCGGCTACTTATGCCAATAAAGTGTTAGAAGATACCTTCATATCTATAAGAGAGTCGTACGGCAGGACCTCAGTAATCTTTGACATTCTGCGGTCGCTGCCTGATGGTGTTTTAGAAACTCATAAACTTGCCCTTTTAAGCAAAGAGGAATTAGAGTCAAAAGTTGAATCCCGCACCATAGAATTAAGGAATGCATTAGAAAAGTTGAGTAAAGAGAGGGAGACAGCTAAAAAATTAGCTGAATTGGAGCACCAAAGAGCAATGGAATTAAAGAAAGCAAATGAAGAAATTGAAAAGCAGAGGGAGTACTCAGATAGTATTATCAGGTCTATGATTGATACCCTGATTGTAGTAACTCCGGATGGTAAAATAAGGACAATTAACCGGGCGACTGAGGACCTTTTAGGGTATAAAGCTGATGAACTGGTTGGTAAACCAGTTGCTACTATTTTTGAAGAAGAAGAAATACCATTTAAGGGAACAAGGTTGAAGAAGTTATTAGAAAATGGGGCTATCACACAATATGCTATGACTTATAAAGCAAAGGATGGTGAAAAGATTCCAGTCAGTTTTTCTGGTTCAGTGATGCGAGATAAACAAGGTAATTTATTGGGCATTATTGGTATAGCACGAGATACACGTGAACTTAAGCGTTTTACAGAAAAGCTAATAGAGACGAGCAAGATGACTGCTTTAGGTCAATTTGTAGCTGGTGCTGCACATGAGATAAATAATCCGTTGAGTATAATAACTATGGCTACACAGAACTTACTCTCTAAGTTTAAAAAGGCATCACCTGAAGCACTTACCCAAAAAGAGCTCAATAACTTGATAGAGCACTTGGAAATGATAAACAGGCAGTGTATGAGATGCAGTGACATAACTCATAGCTTACTCACTTTTGCAGGTAGAGGAGAACAGATAGAAAAAGTTCCTATGAGTGTAAATAAAGTTATAGGAGAAGCACTCCGTATAATGGGTCATCAGTTACAACTCTCTAAAATTAAAATAATAGATAAAAGAAAGCCTCTGCCTAAGGTATTAGGTAATAGTTCACGATTAACTCAGGTTTTTATGAATTTAATCTTGAATGCACGTCAGTCTATGCCTAAGGGAGGAAACCTAATTATCAGGACATTTAAGATAGGAGATAAAATAAGGATTGAAATTACTGATACTGGTGAAGGTATTTCTAAAGAAAACTTAGATAGAGTATTTGAGCCATTTTTTACTACAAGGAAGACAGGAGAGGGGACTGGCCTTGGTCTATCCATTGCCTATTCTATCATTAAAGAGCATGGCGGTGATATAGAGATAGAAAGTAAATTAGGGAAGGGGACTAAAGTTATCATCACCTTACCAGTAATTCAGCCATAAAAATACGAATAGGATATTAATAGTTGATGATGAAGTTGACATTTTAAAGATGCTGTCTAACTACTTGAGAGATAAGGGCTATACAGTAACCACTTGTAGTAGTGGTCGTAAAGCCATTAATAGGGTAAAGAATGAATCACCCGACCTTGTCCTGATAGATATAAGGATGATAGGTCTGAGTGGTGTAGATACAATTAAGCAAATTGAGCGCATCTGCCCTAAAACGCAATTTATCATTATAACTGGCTATGCAATTACTGAAGATGTTGCCTCTCTATTAGAACAAAATAAAAGAGTGCATGGGTATCTGTTTAAGCCATTTGATTTAAATGAGCTGCTAAGCAGAATAAAAAATATACTATAAATTTTTGGGAAACTCCAGACATTTTCTCATTGACAACTATTATTAAGTGGGCTAACATAGTAATGTGAGGTAAAAACAGATGAATGAATTTACTGGTAAGGTACACAGTGACCCAAAGATTTGTAGTGGTAAGCCCTGTATTAAGGGGACACGCATTCCTGTCCATCTTATTCTTGACTTATTGGCTGCTGGTGAAAATTATGAAGGTATAAAGAGAGCATATCCTAATCTTAAAGATGATGACATTGAGGCCTGTATAAAATATGCTGCCTTCTTAGCCGATGAGGAAGCGGGTGTGATTGTATGAATATTATCGCTAACAAGAATGTATTTGAACCAATTATTGAGTTTCTAAAAACTGAGGGTCATAATGTAATAAATGTCAGGGGTACATCTCTTTCAGGTGCTTCAGATGACGAGATATATAAATTAGCTGTCAAAGATAAGCTTATTATTCTCACTATGGATAAAGACTTTGAGCGCATTGTTAGATTTTCGCCTGAGTGCTGTGGTAATAGTAGTTAAGCTTTACAGGATGTTAGTAGATAAAGCTACAGATATATTTAAACGATACTTTAAATCTATGAGTGAGGATGAGATAACTGGGCGGCTTGTGATTATAACCAAGGACGGTATACGATTTAGGACTTTAAAAGAAATAACGGAATAAGAACATAAATAGAATACAGGAAACAGAATCCTCTTGTCCACTGTATCTTAAATTTTGGGCTTCGAACTTGACATTTGGATTTGTAGAATTTATTTACAATTTTTGTCACTATTGTGAATAATACAAGATACTAATTACTACTTAAAACTACATCACACTGTCCCAATAATCCTATAATTTACTGACAAAATTTGTCACTTTCAGGGTGTAGGGGTTTGATTAATCAGACCCATACAAAATTAAAATTTTTGTTTGTAGGAATAGAGTTACGAAATTTTCTAAACTTACTGACACAAGATTTGCTGTAATATTTGATAAAGGAGGTGAATAGAGATGGCTGTAGAGAAGGCAATAGCGTCTTCGAGCTTAGTCGAGGTTGTCGACAGAATCCTGGATAAGGGTATAGTCATCGATGCCTGGGTCAGGATTTCATTAGTAGGTATCGAGCTACTTGCCATTGAAGCCAGGGTAGTAATAGCTTCTGTTGAGACCTGGCTAAAGTATGCTGAAGCAGTAGGTCTATTACCAGCAGAGGCAGCATAAGAGGTATCACCTCAAGCTCGAGACAAGCGGAATTTGGCAACCTCTCTACTGACAGGTAGAGATGCCCTTTGAGTGTACAAAAGTGCTTGTGCCCTTTTGTAGACCCAAGTGTGGTAAGAGCTTAAAGTGCATCTTCTGCCAAATATATAATATAAGCTAAAGCAAATGAGAAAGATACTAAAAAGTTCCTCCGATGAATCGGAGGTAGGGGTTGGTCATCCGACCCGTATGGCCGAGGAAGGTATCCCTGCCATAAGGAGGTAAAAATGGATAGGAGGGCGGATGATATAAGGAATCTTGCTTCAGAGATGGCGGCTTCATATGAGGAGCGAAAGAAGGGGGTTGCCGATCTTATACAGGGGTTTAGGGCTGATAATGAAGCAGCGGCTAAGGAGTGGAGGAATCTGAGAACTCTCATGGCAAGAACGAAAGCAGGTAAGGTTGTAGGGGTGAAGCCAAAGGTAGCGAAGCCACCTGTCCCGGAAGCTGTCGGGATAGAAGATAGGATTTTGGATGTAGTTAAAAATAGACCCGGAATAACACTCAAAGAGATAGGCGATGCTTTAGGATTACACTTTGTAAGGATAGCAGCTGATACTAAGTCACTTGTTGAATCAGGCAAGCTTAGGAAGGAAGGCAAGTTATACTATTTGAGGAAGTAAAAAGATAATGGGGAGACAAAGATAAATTGGTCCGCTTTTATCTTTGTTTCCCCTATTTAGGCTAGGAGGAGTGTGTCCAAAAACTTAAAAATCACCGCCAGGAGGGTGTTTTCAGATAGTCGGCTAGTTAGATAGGTGGGGAGATAATTATTTATGGCTCAAGACATACGCAGTGTAGTTGATGATATAATTACAACTTATGAACTAAGGATAAAGGAGATAGGTGATAAATTAAAAGAAAAGGGAACTCAACTTATTGACTACTTTAGAAACGAGCGTACTAATCTAACTCATGAGTTAGAATCTATATTAGCAAAAAAAATCATTTACGTAAAAAAGACTTTAGATTAATGATGCAAGATATTGAATCATATCAAATGGAGAGAGAAGCTAAACTAAAGCAACTTATTGGAAGCATTAAGGGAGATGAAGTTAGACGAATTCAACGTCTAAGGGAAGCGATTGCAATAAACCCGAACCCTAAAGCTATTGATATAATAGCATCTCCAGGAAAAGAGAAGTTAGTTAAAGAGGAGCTTGGCGAGTTTGAGAAAGAGAGAGAAGAGCTTTGCCTTAATTTAAAGCGACTGTTAGAAAAGGCTGATTCCTTAAATATAAAGGATTTTAAAAAGACATTGAAGAAACTGAAAGCTAAAAAGAATGAAACTGAGTTTAAAGAAATGACCAAGAGCATTTTATTTGAACAGCAAAAATTGCAAAAAAAGGTATCTATTATTTTATTGATAAACCATTTGGGGTAGAAAAAATAACAAAGGCTATAAAAAGGTACCTTAATAAGAGAGCAAGATTTTTTAGTTAACCCGCCTACGCAGGTAAATTGATAAGTGAGAAAACTAATCTATGTCCCTATCATTCATAGTGAGGATGATATGGGCTCATTAGCTGAGTTTATGAAGAAAGAATATAAGAGAAAGTATAGCCGACAAAAATGGGAAGAACATACTAAAGCTATAAAAGAGATATGGAATAAGATTAGAGAAAAAGTTATTGGGCTTGACTTAGAATGGCAGAAAGTTAGAATATATCAAGATGGTTTACCTGTGAATGGTAAAGAGCAGTTTATTGTTAAGACATTAGCTGAAAAGGGTAATCTGAACTACAAACTTATTTTGGAGTTAGTCAAAAAGGGTGCTAGAATAGAAGGGACAGAAGATATGGAGCTTCTTAAGGCTGAATACGCTAATATATTAAGAATTGCACAAGCTAAAAATATAACTGAGAGAGATAGATTAATTGAACAATGTAATCAGGTAGCTAGTGATTTACTGGTGAAGAGAGACAGATTTATTGCAAACAGGATAAACGAAACTTTAAAAGAAGGTGAGACAGGCATACTATTTTTGGGTATGATGCATCAGGTGCATAAGTTAATTCCGAGAGACATTGTTCTTACATATCCATTAAGTGGATGACAGAGATTTTTTCTGGCGGCACCGGGATTTGAACCCGGGTCTTATGGCTGAGAACCATATGTCCTAGACCGGACTAGACGATGCCGCCGTTATCATTGATGTAAACTGAAATCAGTCTCAGCCAGATTCAGTCTATCTCAATGATTAAATATCAAAAATGGCCTCAACAAAGCCTAAATCTGTGTTAATCTGTGGCTCCACTCTTTTTTATTCTTTTCTTAATTTCCTGTTCAAAGCCTAAATCCCCAGGAGTGTAATATTTACTACCCTTAAGTTTTTCTGGTAAATAGCTTTCCTTAACCCAGTGATTTTTGTAACTATGTGGATACTTGTACCCTTTACCATAACCTATGTTACGCATAAGTTTGGTTACAGGATTCCTTAAATGTAAAGGAACTGGGAGTGAGCCGTATTTTTTCACATCCTCTAATGCATGTCTGTAGGCAATGAGTGCAGTATTGCTTTTTGGTGCAGTTGCAAGATAGATTGTTGACTGTGCCAAAGGTAAAAAGCCTTCTGGCATACCTACAAGTTCAATTGCTGACTTACATGAAGTAGCAACCACAAGTGCTTGCGGGTCTGCATTTCCTATGTCCTCAGATGCAAAAATTACTAACCTACGTACAATAAATATAGGGTCTTCACCGGACTCTATCATCCTTGCTAACCAGTAAAGGGCAGCGTCGGGATCACTACCACGTAAGCTTTTTATGAATGCAGATATTAAATTATAATGCTCTTCACCCTTTTTGTCATAAAGTAAAGGACATTCTTGGATAGCTCTCTTAATTGCAGATAAGGTTACATTCTTTTTTCCATTCTTTGGGGCAGTTGTGAGTGCGACAAATTCAAGAATGTTTAATGCAACACGTGTATCACCATCGGCTACACGAGATAAGTATTCTTTTGTTGATTCTTTAATTTCTAAGTTATGTTCTTTTAGCCCCTCATCAAGTTTAATAGCTCTATTAATAATTTTGATTATCTCATGCTCACTTAGCTTTTTAAATATGTATACAGTGGTACGGGATAGAAGTGGTGGTATTAGTTCAAATGATGGGTTCTCTGTAGTTGCCCCTATTAAAATGATTGTCCCATCCTCAACATATGGCAGGAAAGCATCTTGTTGCGCTTTATTGAAGCGATGTATCTCGTCAATAAATAATATTGTCCGCTTCCCCTGACCTCTATAAAGTTTTGCCTCACGTGATACTCTTCGCACATCGTCTATACCAGAGAGAACAGCGCTGAAGCTTACAAATCTGTAATCTCTCAATTTTGCAATAATTCGTGCAAGAGTAGTCTTGCCACTTCCGGGTGGACCCCAGAAAACCATACTCGGTATCTCACCTCTCTCAATTGCTTTTCTTATAGGACCATTTGGGCCTACAAGATGGGATTGACCAACAAATTCAGTTAGAGTCTGTGGTC
Encoded here:
- a CDS encoding DUF433 domain-containing protein, encoding MNEFTGKVHSDPKICSGKPCIKGTRIPVHLILDLLAAGENYEGIKRAYPNLKDDDIEACIKYAAFLADEEAGVIV
- a CDS encoding outer membrane beta-barrel protein, with product MRICLVYTSLIALLVLGFVGHGVAGQLTIGAKASIYDPPGEAGPTPMLGAYVSYSITQYLSAEGAVEWTQYDNTTLIPMTVNMMYHPLGKKVFDPYIGGGGGYYYEKTGDDIESTIGCQSLIGLKWNPTQDFGVSFEAKYIIPDVKKPSKGGFSYGGAITGTMTTRL
- the gvpA gene encoding gas vesicle structural protein GvpA, whose protein sequence is MAVEKAIASSSLVEVVDRILDKGIVIDAWVRISLVGIELLAIEARVVIASVETWLKYAEAVGLLPAEAA
- a CDS encoding response regulator, which gives rise to MVDDEVDILKMLSNYLRDKGYTVTTCSSGRKAINRVKNESPDLVLIDIRMIGLSGVDTIKQIERICPKTQFIIITGYAITEDVASLLEQNKRVHGYLFKPFDLNELLSRIKNIL
- a CDS encoding DUF5615 family PIN-like protein, giving the protein MNIIANKNVFEPIIEFLKTEGHNVINVRGTSLSGASDDEIYKLAVKDKLIILTMDKDFERIVRFSPECCGNSS
- a CDS encoding four helix bundle protein; this encodes MGTYSKFEELPVWQKANELVTEIYKVTNNEAFKVDYGLKEQIRRAAVSISSNIAEGFERESKEEFIYFLYVARGSAGEVRSQLYVAKNLGYLLEEEFKRVNTLCESVSKQISGFIDYLKKTSIKGQKFISPGAKERQKFWEELKKYSKK
- a CDS encoding RecX family transcriptional regulator; translated protein: MQITKIEIQKRNPNRRSIYVDGKFVAGVDMEVIISHRLKEGMEITKSELERIIYGESKRKGKEYALNLLSYRARSSKEIKDRLKKKGYEQRCISEVMDELEKVGLVNDIEFARTWIRERGKSRGTFKLISELTTKGIAKEVIDEVLLERKTTDTEVAQNLTKHWIKSHKYLDEKILKRRLFNFLLRRGISYDTIKELDIFNR
- a CDS encoding replication-associated recombination protein A; translation: MNLFEKFQSVGSPLADRVRPQTLTEFVGQSHLVGPNGPIRKAIERGEIPSMVFWGPPGSGKTTLARIIAKLRDYRFVSFSAVLSGIDDVRRVSREAKLYRGQGKRTILFIDEIHRFNKAQQDAFLPYVEDGTIILIGATTENPSFELIPPLLSRTTVYIFKKLSEHEIIKIINRAIKLDEGLKEHNLEIKESTKEYLSRVADGDTRVALNILEFVALTTAPKNGKKNVTLSAIKRAIQECPLLYDKKGEEHYNLISAFIKSLRGSDPDAALYWLARMIESGEDPIFIVRRLVIFASEDIGNADPQALVVATSCKSAIELVGMPEGFLPLAQSTIYLATAPKSNTALIAYRHALEDVKKYGSLPVPLHLRNPVTKLMRNIGYGKGYKYPHSYKNHWVKESYLPEKLKGSKYYTPGDLGFEQEIKKRIKKSGATD
- a CDS encoding ATP-binding protein, which gives rise to MEIIVYFTGSIFFIAALLFVYYTFRNAYIFKKGLGHKAMAVGAITSILSLVPFTINYFSPTNLPIMGFSGLSLWVAAAFLITVGGIIRGRDIQKVHKAPLLNIVFIILPNSKFYFIGIVALVFIGLPFNVVSTFFGAVQLDWMDVVNVSSWAFCFVNLVIGEAILYYITSPIEIEKTMKRERLPLKDDIVATLIYTDLINNFISASMTRWSSHIVNDVLSEWVIKHPVLFDGCHIDNKIDVSTVLKNCGRIDGTDRLNTVLKEFSSLLSHFVKIYSAATSATYANKVLEDTFISIRESYGRTSVIFDILRSLPDGVLETHKLALLSKEELESKVESRTIELRNALEKLSKERETAKKLAELEHQRAMELKKANEEIEKQREYSDSIIRSMIDTLIVVTPDGKIRTINRATEDLLGYKADELVGKPVATIFEEEEIPFKGTRLKKLLENGAITQYAMTYKAKDGEKIPVSFSGSVMRDKQGNLLGIIGIARDTRELKRFTEKLIETSKMTALGQFVAGAAHEINNPLSIITMATQNLLSKFKKASPEALTQKELNNLIEHLEMINRQCMRCSDITHSLLTFAGRGEQIEKVPMSVNKVIGEALRIMGHQLQLSKIKIIDKRKPLPKVLGNSSRLTQVFMNLILNARQSMPKGGNLIIRTFKIGDKIRIEITDTGEGISKENLDRVFEPFFTTRKTGEGTGLGLSIAYSIIKEHGGDIEIESKLGKGTKVIITLPVIQP